Proteins from a genomic interval of Rubinisphaera italica:
- a CDS encoding DUF1501 domain-containing protein encodes MSFDYQLATHLNRRTFLSQAGVGLGAAAFSNLLNNETQASPAHKQSQKPHFPPRVKRVIFLCMAGGPSHLETFDYKPELERLSGQPMPASVTAGQPIAQLQGKELIAQGPLTKFQKYGEGGLEVSDYLPWHAKMADDICVLKSMHTEQINHDPAHTFMNTGTVISGRPSMGSWITYGLGSETQELPGFVVMSSVGGRNPQPIASRQWGAGFLPSRFQGVEFNSSGDPVYYVKPPGGISNSQQGRIVETIRQLDQHRQKTVQNPELETRLSAYEMAFRMQTSVPDLVDMSNEPKHVLDMYGAKPGDGSFASNCLLARRLAERGVRFIHLYHRGWDHHGGLDKYMKVCCGLTDQPTYALIQDLKQRGMLEETLVIWGGEFGRTPMFQGKGGVGRDHHIKGFSMWMAGGGIKGGTSHGNTDEFGYHAVEKPTHVRDMHATMLHMLGLDHRQLYYQHQGLDMRLTGVEEPHVIEDILG; translated from the coding sequence ATGTCTTTTGATTATCAATTAGCCACTCACTTAAACCGTCGCACATTCCTTTCCCAAGCAGGGGTTGGCCTTGGAGCTGCTGCGTTTTCGAATTTATTGAACAATGAGACTCAAGCGAGTCCTGCTCATAAGCAATCTCAAAAGCCTCATTTTCCACCGCGAGTCAAGCGGGTCATCTTCCTGTGCATGGCTGGTGGACCATCGCATCTGGAAACTTTCGATTACAAACCAGAACTAGAGCGACTCAGCGGGCAGCCGATGCCAGCCTCCGTCACAGCCGGGCAGCCGATTGCCCAATTGCAGGGAAAAGAACTGATCGCTCAGGGGCCACTTACGAAGTTTCAGAAATATGGAGAAGGTGGCCTCGAAGTCAGCGATTATCTTCCCTGGCATGCGAAAATGGCCGATGACATTTGCGTTCTCAAATCGATGCATACCGAGCAGATCAATCACGACCCAGCTCACACTTTCATGAATACCGGCACCGTCATCTCGGGGCGGCCTTCGATGGGTTCTTGGATCACCTACGGCCTCGGCTCCGAAACTCAGGAGTTGCCCGGTTTTGTGGTGATGTCGAGTGTCGGCGGCCGAAATCCTCAGCCAATCGCTTCACGACAATGGGGAGCTGGCTTTCTCCCGAGTCGTTTTCAAGGAGTCGAATTCAACTCCAGTGGAGATCCTGTCTATTATGTAAAGCCCCCCGGCGGAATTTCCAACTCTCAACAAGGCCGAATCGTCGAGACGATTCGGCAACTCGATCAGCATCGTCAGAAAACAGTACAGAACCCGGAACTCGAAACCCGACTCTCTGCATATGAAATGGCCTTTCGGATGCAGACCTCCGTCCCTGATTTAGTCGATATGTCGAACGAGCCGAAGCATGTTCTCGATATGTACGGAGCCAAACCGGGCGATGGTTCTTTTGCCTCCAACTGCCTTTTAGCCCGTCGGCTTGCAGAGCGCGGAGTCCGGTTTATCCATTTGTATCATCGCGGTTGGGATCATCATGGCGGGCTCGATAAGTACATGAAGGTCTGCTGTGGCCTGACCGATCAGCCGACTTATGCCCTGATACAGGACCTCAAACAACGCGGTATGCTAGAGGAAACGCTGGTCATCTGGGGAGGCGAATTCGGCCGCACACCGATGTTCCAGGGCAAAGGAGGAGTCGGGCGCGATCATCACATCAAAGGCTTTTCGATGTGGATGGCTGGAGGTGGAATCAAAGGAGGAACTTCCCACGGCAACACCGATGAATTCGGCTACCACGCGGTCGAAAAACCAACCCACGTCCGCGACATGCACGCCACCATGCTCCACATGCTCGGCCTCGACCACCGCCAACTCTACTACCAACACCAAGGGCTTGATATGCGCCTGACCGGAGTTGAAGAACCGCATGTGATTGAGGATATACTGGGTTAA
- a CDS encoding GxxExxY protein → MTVLFKDETESILSAAFEVSNKLGLGLLEKPYENALVVELRLRGIPVIQQRKYDVLYKNILVGEYIPDLIVYDSVIVETKTIDRIGDTELGQMLNYLKLTRLQVGLILNFKYSKLSWKRVANTRTTDGRH, encoded by the coding sequence ATGACAGTTTTATTTAAAGATGAAACCGAGAGTATCTTAAGCGCAGCTTTCGAAGTCAGTAATAAGCTTGGTCTTGGTTTACTTGAAAAGCCTTATGAAAATGCACTGGTTGTAGAATTGAGATTGAGAGGAATTCCCGTCATCCAACAGCGAAAATATGATGTGCTTTACAAAAACATTCTTGTTGGAGAGTATATTCCTGATTTGATCGTTTACGATTCCGTGATCGTTGAAACAAAGACGATTGATCGAATAGGTGACACAGAACTTGGACAAATGTTGAATTATTTAAAGCTTACAAGATTACAAGTTGGCCTAATTCTCAATTTCAAGTATTCAAAACTTTCATGGAAACGAGTTGCCAATACAAGAACCACAGATGGTCGGCATTAA
- a CDS encoding glutamate mutase L, whose amino-acid sequence MPVISPDEINVILATDCGSTTTKAIMIEKIDGHYRQTYRGEAPTTVEEPAANVTIGVANAIAEIGELAGRKLLDENNEIIRPARGNEGCDIYISTSSAGGGLQMLVSGVVREMTAASAKRAALGAGAIVLDMIASNDKRKPFEQIQRIRELRPDMILMAGGTDGGTEKHVVQLAELIAPAKPQPRFGSEYRMPVIFAGNKEAWPMVRETFDDSVELSQVENVRPILDRENLGPARDMIHDLFLEHVMAHAPGYDKLIAWTDAPIMPTPGAVGNILKTIADTAGINAVGVDIGGATTDVFSVFHGEFNRTVSANLGMSYSISNVCAEATMPNILRWVHVDMDERELRNRVKNKMIRPTTIPQSLEALIFEQAVSREALRLAYLQHKEFATTLKGVQQQRTVGDLFTQDSGGNSIVDNMQLDLLVASGGVLSHAPRMEQTAAMLIDAFEPEGFTRLAKDSIFMMPHLGVLAQVHPQAALEVFERDCLIYLGTCIATAGKPVPNKVAFEYRITGDVTAQGEILAGELKRIPLAADQEARVSITPHRKLDVGNGKGQTIEKTVHGGTVGIILDGRGRPLLVGSETGYSRQDVSQWVEALNLYDNEPLISSK is encoded by the coding sequence ATGCCTGTGATTTCTCCTGACGAGATTAATGTCATCCTGGCGACCGACTGTGGCAGTACGACCACTAAGGCCATCATGATCGAGAAGATCGATGGGCATTATCGTCAAACCTACCGCGGTGAAGCTCCAACCACTGTTGAAGAACCCGCTGCCAATGTGACAATTGGTGTGGCGAATGCAATCGCCGAAATCGGCGAACTGGCTGGTCGCAAACTGCTCGACGAGAATAACGAAATCATCCGCCCTGCTCGGGGCAATGAAGGCTGCGATATTTACATCTCCACTTCGAGTGCCGGTGGAGGCTTGCAGATGCTGGTCTCAGGTGTTGTCCGCGAGATGACCGCTGCTTCGGCCAAACGAGCCGCGCTGGGAGCAGGTGCAATTGTGCTCGACATGATTGCCTCCAACGACAAACGCAAACCCTTTGAACAAATCCAGCGAATCCGCGAACTGCGTCCCGACATGATTCTGATGGCTGGCGGAACCGATGGCGGAACCGAAAAGCATGTCGTGCAGCTGGCTGAGTTAATCGCCCCGGCCAAACCGCAACCTCGCTTCGGCAGCGAATACCGAATGCCCGTCATCTTTGCAGGAAACAAAGAAGCCTGGCCGATGGTGCGGGAGACCTTTGACGATTCCGTCGAACTCTCTCAAGTCGAAAATGTTCGCCCGATTCTCGACCGTGAAAATCTGGGCCCTGCTCGGGATATGATTCACGATCTGTTTCTCGAACATGTGATGGCTCATGCTCCTGGCTACGACAAGCTGATCGCCTGGACCGATGCCCCCATCATGCCGACGCCGGGAGCGGTGGGAAATATCCTGAAAACGATTGCCGATACGGCGGGCATTAATGCGGTTGGTGTCGACATCGGCGGCGCGACGACCGATGTTTTCAGTGTGTTTCACGGCGAATTCAATCGAACCGTCAGTGCCAATCTGGGGATGAGCTATTCGATTTCGAATGTGTGCGCCGAAGCGACAATGCCTAATATTTTGCGGTGGGTGCATGTCGACATGGACGAACGAGAACTGCGAAATCGCGTAAAAAACAAGATGATTCGCCCGACAACGATTCCGCAATCCCTGGAAGCGTTGATCTTTGAGCAAGCCGTTTCACGCGAAGCATTGCGGCTGGCTTATTTGCAACACAAAGAGTTCGCGACAACTCTCAAAGGTGTTCAGCAACAACGAACCGTGGGCGATTTATTCACTCAGGATTCCGGTGGTAATTCGATTGTGGACAACATGCAACTCGATTTGCTGGTCGCATCTGGCGGCGTCCTCTCACATGCACCCCGCATGGAACAGACGGCTGCCATGCTGATTGATGCCTTCGAGCCGGAAGGATTCACTCGGCTGGCCAAAGACAGCATCTTCATGATGCCGCATCTGGGAGTGCTCGCTCAGGTTCATCCGCAAGCGGCTCTAGAAGTCTTTGAACGGGATTGTCTGATTTATCTGGGTACCTGCATCGCGACTGCTGGTAAACCGGTGCCGAATAAAGTGGCGTTCGAATACCGGATCACAGGAGACGTGACGGCTCAGGGAGAAATACTGGCGGGTGAACTCAAACGAATTCCGCTGGCTGCCGACCAGGAAGCTCGCGTCAGTATTACACCGCATCGCAAATTGGATGTCGGAAACGGCAAAGGACAGACTATCGAAAAAACCGTTCACGGCGGAACGGTTGGCATCATTCTGGACGGTCGGGGACGTCCTTTACTTGTTGGTAGTGAAACAGGTTACTCACGGCAGGATGTTTCTCAGTGGGTGGAAGCCTTGAATCTTTATGATAACGAACCATTAATTAGCTCAAAGTAA